A single window of Mycolicibacterium aurum DNA harbors:
- a CDS encoding enoyl-CoA hydratase, which produces MTYETILVDRDDRVATITLNRPKALNALNSQVMREVTTAAAELDADQGVGAIILTGSEKAFAAGADIKEMAQLSFADVFASDFFAAWGSFAATRTPTIAAVSGYALGGGCELAMMCDILIAADSAKFGQPEIKLGVLPGMGGSQRLTRAIGKAKAMDLILTGRNMGAEEAERAGLVSRVVPADSLLEEARSVAQTIAGMSLSASRMAKEAVGRAFETTLSEGLLYERRLFHSAFATDDQTEGMNAFTEKRSPNFTHR; this is translated from the coding sequence ATGACCTACGAGACGATCCTGGTCGACCGCGACGACCGCGTCGCCACGATCACACTGAACCGGCCGAAGGCACTGAACGCGCTCAACAGCCAGGTGATGCGCGAAGTCACTACGGCGGCAGCAGAACTCGATGCCGACCAGGGGGTCGGCGCCATCATCCTCACCGGGAGCGAAAAGGCGTTCGCGGCCGGTGCGGACATCAAGGAGATGGCGCAGCTGTCGTTCGCCGACGTCTTCGCCTCCGACTTCTTCGCTGCCTGGGGCAGTTTCGCGGCCACCCGCACCCCGACCATCGCCGCGGTGTCGGGCTACGCGCTGGGCGGCGGCTGCGAACTGGCGATGATGTGCGACATCCTGATCGCGGCGGACTCCGCGAAGTTCGGGCAACCCGAGATCAAGCTGGGCGTGCTGCCCGGCATGGGCGGGTCGCAGCGGCTGACCCGCGCGATCGGCAAGGCCAAGGCCATGGATCTGATCCTGACCGGCCGCAACATGGGCGCCGAGGAAGCCGAGCGCGCCGGACTGGTGTCGCGGGTCGTACCCGCCGACTCGCTGCTGGAGGAGGCCAGGTCCGTCGCACAGACGATCGCGGGCATGTCGCTGTCGGCGTCCCGGATGGCCAAGGAGGCAGTCGGCCGCGCGTTCGAGACCACCCTGTCGGAGGGACTGCTCTACGAACGACGGCTGTTCCACTCGGCGTTCGCGACCGATGATCAGACCGAGGGCATGAACGCGTTCACCGAGAAACGGTCGCCGAACTTCACACATCGCTAA